TGGAAACAACTTAATTTTTGGTTCATCTTCGTCAAACTGAGTAAGGTCAATTTCACTTGTGTTAATTAATGGACTTTCTTCTGAAAAATCACTTTCAGAATCACCTTGCTCATTTGTTAATATGTCACTTGAAAGAATGTCGTTTATTGACGAATCATTATTAGATTCAAGCACAATTTCTTGTGTCTGACTTAATATCTCATTTATACTATCAATTCTAGCTTTCTTTTCATCTTTATCAACTTGCATTATTACCTGTTCCTTTTTTTCTTCTTTAGGCTCTATTTCTCTAGCCATTTTAACTAGGTACAATTCAATTAACTGGAATAAATTGCCACTAGCATAGTACATTTCTTTGACTAATTTATAGAGTAATTCGGAAGAATTCACTGCGTATCGTAAATCAAACTCCAGTGTATTAAACTGATCTAGGGTTAAAATTTCAAACAGCGAATCTTTATAAGTTTTTTCGTAGATTATAAAGTCTTTAAAAATAGATAATAAGCTTTCTACAAGCTGCTTAGGATCAATACCACCATTTTTTAAATCCTGGAGTAACATCAATGCTTCTTCAGACTTGCCATTATATAAACTGTTAATGATTTTTATCAAATTGTCATTACTAGTTATGCCAAATGAATACATAACATCTGAGAATTTTATATAACCATTACCATATGCATTAGCTTGGTCAATAATTGACAAAGCATCTCTCATACTTCCTACCGCTAATCTTGCAATATAAGGCAATGCTTCTGCATCGTACTTTATGCCTTCTTGTTCTAAAATGCTTTTAATTTGCTTAACAAGCGTGTCATTGCTCATTCTTCTAAAATTAAATCTCTGCACCCTAGATAAAATTGTTAAAGGTATTTTTTGAGGATCCGTTGTTGCAAAAATGAAAATAACATGTGCTGGTGGCTCTTCTAATGTTTTTAATAAAGCATTAAAAGCTCCTTTAGAAAGCATATGAACTTCATCAATTATGTAAATTTTATAATTGCCTACTGAAGGTAGGTGCTGAATTTTGTCTCTAAGTTCTCTAATTGAATCTACACCATTATTTGAAGCTGCATCCATTTCAATAATATCAATAGTATTGCTGCCGTTTTCTTCGCATATTTGGCATAGCTTGCTATAGTCATCATTGTTGTGATAGCAGTTGATTAAATTTGCAAAAATTCGAGCAACCGAGGTCTTTCCAACACCTCTTGGGCCACAAAATAGATATGCATGGCTTATTTTTCTGTTTCTTATAATGTTTTTGAGTGTTTGAATAATGTAATCCTGCCCTTTTACATCATCAAAACACTTAGGTCTATATTTTCTATACAATGCTTTATAAGACATACATTACCCCAAAAAGATGCTTTATTTTAAATATTATAATATATTAAATTGTATTGATTTGTATATTGAATTCACCTTTTATTATCATTTCCATATAGCTAACACACTAGTAATAAATAAGCATAATTCAATAAGAATTTTGAAAATTATTTTTTGTATATAAATTAGCACAAATTTTAAGCATCTAATTTACCAAAAGCGCTATAAAACAGTAAAATAGGCAAATTATCACTATCAGAAAGGCTGAGTAATGGAATTTAAAGAATTATTTATTATCCTGGCTATTCTTTTTTCCTTGCATGCAACAATTTTGATTTTGCTGCTTTCATCAAAAGCTAAGCATTTTCACACCAAAATAACCTATGCAAAAAAATACCTAATAAAACATAAAATTAAGGTTAATAATATGTTTTTTGAAGAGGCTAATTCTGTATTAAGAATTGCTCTCATTATTACATTGTGCCATTAATCATAAACTTTCTTTTGATTGTTATTTCAGTGTTTTTAGCTAAAAACACGCATGATAATGCAGATAGCCTCTTTAAAGTTGCAATTCTTTTTATTGTGCTCTTTGG
This sequence is a window from Mycoplasmopsis agalactiae PG2. Protein-coding genes within it:
- the dnaX gene encoding DNA polymerase III subunit gamma/tau, which produces MSYKALYRKYRPKCFDDVKGQDYIIQTLKNIIRNRKISHAYLFCGPRGVGKTSVARIFANLINCYHNNDDYSKLCQICEENGSNTIDIIEMDAASNNGVDSIRELRDKIQHLPSVGNYKIYIIDEVHMLSKGAFNALLKTLEEPPAHVIFIFATTDPQKIPLTILSRVQRFNFRRMSNDTLVKQIKSILEQEGIKYDAEALPYIARLAVGSMRDALSIIDQANAYGNGYIKFSDVMYSFGITSNDNLIKIINSLYNGKSEEALMLLQDLKNGGIDPKQLVESLLSIFKDFIIYEKTYKDSLFEILTLDQFNTLEFDLRYAVNSSELLYKLVKEMYYASGNLFQLIELYLVKMAREIEPKEEKKEQVIMQVDKDEKKARIDSINEILSQTQEIVLESNNDSSINDILSSDILTNEQGDSESDFSEESPLINTSEIDLTQFDEDEPKIKLFPKYDKSFDYAKEFTPKFSVEQLKSALILSDQQQLKSASMTLNYLVNLSNNKEYKELIDVLKNTNIKAAGENYIVLTSANISALNYLQAISYKQNFQEFIKENFGSYKHMIFYEKSKFKEVALEVVSILRSDNADEIKKAKAFADVVVEKEHSSNKQLFDLLSSIK